A stretch of the Rosa rugosa chromosome 5, drRosRugo1.1, whole genome shotgun sequence genome encodes the following:
- the LOC133708239 gene encoding BAHD acyltransferase At5g47980-like, with product MCSEMRVEVIGKETITPSSPTPHHLTTSNLSVFDQLLPDMYVPLLLFYPNNSTTNHKGNTVDHHYSLITERSKLLKTSLSEALSCFYPFAGRIFSHNNILSICCNDHGAAFIQTRVNCPISKVLEKPHDGIVNQLLPNGIESTFESTGYLLLVQANFFECGGLAIGVSISHKIADAFTLGTFICSWAAMSLGTDVVAFPTIEFGVAASVYPPQDLFIKPLQTSGEYVYGHCVKRRFVFDASNILRLKSKAASATVPNPTHVEVVSALIWKCAMDASRSNLGFTMPAMLFLTANMRKVLGHPTLMGNLLGYVSAAKAQESDATLQSLVAIIREGIEKFKVKYGNGVSGDDIYQHFKEHEDLMGKNDIDNYTCTNWCRFGFYEANFGWGKPSWVTIPGFPIKNLFLLIDTKDGEGIEAFLSLKEDDMAIIETNKELLAYGSLNPIVI from the coding sequence ATGTGTTCAGAAATGAGGGTTGAAGTGATCGGCAAGGAAACAATTACACCATCATCTCCTACTCCTCACCACCTTACAACTTCCAACCTCTCTGTTTTTGATCAGTTATTACCAGACATGTATGTCCCTCTACTTCTCTTCTATCCCAACAATAGTACTACTAATCACAAGGGCAATACGGTTGATCACCACTACTCATTGATTACCGAAAGATCCAAGCTTCTGAAAACTTCATTATCTGAAGCCCTCAGCTGCTTCTATCCCTTCGCAGGAAGAATATTTAGCCACAACAACATTCTTTCAATCTGTTGCAATGACCATGGTGCGGCATTTATCCAAACCCGTGTTAACTGTCCCATATCAAAGGTTTTGGAAAAGCCCCATGATGGAATAGTAAATCAATTACTTCCAAATGGCATAGAATCAACATTTGAAAGCACCGGCTATCTCCTACTAGTCCAAGCCAACTTCTTTGAATGTGGTGGACTTGCAATTGGGGTTAGCATTTCACATAAGATCGCGGACGCCTTCACACTCGGAACATTCATCTGTAGTTGGGCAGCAATGAGCCTTGGCACTGATGTAGTGGCTTTTCCAACTATAGAATTTGGTGTTGCAGCATCTGTTTACCCACCACAAGATTTATTCATCAAGCCATTGCAAACTTCTGGGGAATATGTTTATGGACATTGTGTAAAAAGGAGATTTGTTTTTGATGCCTCAAATATTCTACGTCTCAAGTCAAAAGCCGCCAGTGCCACCGTTCCAAATCCAACTCATGTTGAAGTAGTGTCAGCGCTTATTTGGAAATGTGCAATGGACGCATCAAGATCAAACTTGGGTTTTACAATGCCAGCCATGCTATTTCTAACAGCAAACATGCGGAAAGTATTGGGGCATCCCACTTTAATGGGAAATCTTTTAGGATATGTCTCTGCAGCAAAGGCACAAGAAAGTGATGCAACTCTTCAAAGCTTGGTTGCTATAATACGGGAAGGCATTGAGAAATTTAAAGTGAAATATGGTAATGGAGTTAGCGGAGATGATATCTACCAACATTTCAAAGAGCATGAAGATTTAATGGGTAAGAATGATATAGATAACTATACATGTACCAATTGGTGCAGGTTTGGCTTCTATGAAGCCAATTTTGGATGGGGAAAGCCATCGTGGGTCACTATTCCAGGTTTCCCAATCAAGaatctatttttattaattgatACAAAAGATGGTGAAGGCATAGAAGCATTCTTGAGTTTAAAAGAAGACGACATGGCTATAATTGAAACCAATAAGGAGTTGCTTGCGTATGGATCTCTCAATCCTATTGTTATTTGA
- the LOC133712818 gene encoding uncharacterized protein LOC133712818 isoform X2, translating to MLFKCPEFSAEQYAVCFGRKYPPYLVMDISQPISESDSKWKSACLAWKSAIGMRDLFWGALSGKTLKCGVELYAPSYFSRQLGYFQAIPAPVPESSNRYSSLRAVFSTKDDIEQNNKAFLFNMSFAMKARVATSKSSSHFREWWMKRVGSRFKDGLISAKRSAFAGNPWAQEKPKTAKRGGQESLKKCTRVGKKRKATPSSATDSAKEGVTRSSTSQSPPSKQSAKQDEQSSESEEALCLPKRNCPEILKLASIQNAVPSETEESVELTTDKDGQPVGDEPMGEIVSSERVAESEVVTMNIERETLVLTQTSTQASTPLSVTSSLSEKLVSANEPECNQGFEAELQAFMRAFSADALTQPECFLAISQVPTSQSTSREEIDGALKVVNGVLSQPLKEFVETDQLPKVKVAMDLLLGAKYFAPPKVALINEKLEVLTQQISRVAGSYQEIEKRRQQTLACEHMKKAMVPEFGWCMEQKRVVESLDSKINELERQLVAWKQERQEVGEKLLQRSKQCFQSQEQLKKIEVELKNSEPKLVADLVTPLLSSSRFPHCGIIFL from the exons ATGTTGTTCAAGTGTCCAGAATTCTCAGCAGAACAATATGCCGTTTGTTTCGGCAGGAAGTATCCACCCTATCTGGTCATGGATATCAGCCAACCCATCTCAGAAAGTGATTCGAAATGGAAAAGTGCATGTTTAGCTTGGAAGAGTGCAATAGGTATGAGGGATCTCTTCTGGGGCGCTCTGTCTGGTAAGACACTTAAATGTGGAGTGGAGTTATATGCACCATCATATTTCAGTCGGCAGTTGGGATATTTTCAAGCTATACCTGCTCCAGTTCCAGAATCGTCCAACCGATATAGTTCTTTACGAGCAGTTTTCTCCACCAAGGATGACATTGAGCAGAATAATAAGGCTTTTCTGTTTAATATGAGCTTTGCCATGAAGGCAAGGGTAGCAACTAGCAAGAGCTCTTCTCATTTCAGAGAGTGGTGGATGAAACGAGTAGGTAGCCGTTTTAAAGATGGGTTAATATCAGCTAAGCGATCGGCTTTTGCAGGAAATCCATGGGCACAAGAAAAGCCGAAAACTGCAAAGCGTG GTGGCCAAGAGTCTTTGAAGAAGTGTACTAGAGTTGGCAAAAAGAGAAAGGCCACCCCTAGTTCGGCCACCGATTCGGCCAAAG AGGGTGTCACTAGGTCCTCAACGTCTCAATCTCCTCCATCTAAACAATCGGCGAAGCAAGATGAGCAATCCTCTGAAAGTGAAGAAGCATTGTGCTTGCCCAAACGAAACTGTCCAGAAATACTCAAG TTAGCAAGCATCCAAAATGCCGTTCCTAGCGAAACTGAGGAATCCGTGGAGCTAACCACCGATAAAGACGGCCAACCAGTTGGTGATGAACCTATGGGGGAGATAGTGTCTTCTGAGAGAGTAGCTGAGAGTGAAGTTGTGACAATGAATATTGAGAGGGAGACACTTGTACTCACGCAAACTTCAACACAGGCCAGTACTCCCTTGTCAGTGACTTCGTCTCTTAGTGAGAAACTGGTGTCGGCTAACGAGCCG GAATGTAACCAAGGGTTTGAAGCCGAACTGCAAGCTTTCATGAGGGCGTTTTCGGCCGATGCTCTAACCCAACCCGAATGCTTCTTGGCCATCTCACAAGTACCTACCTCTCAATCCACGTCAAGGGAGGAAATTGATGGGGCGCTGAAGGTGGTAAATGGAGTTTTATCGCAGCCATTGAAAGAATTTGTGGAAACAGACCAATTACCAAAAGTGAAAGTGGCCATGGATTTGTTGCTTGGAGCCAAATACTTTGCTCCGCCCAAGGTAGCCCTCATTAATGAGAAGCTAGAAGTGTTGACCCAACAAATATCTCGTGTAGCTGGCTCTTatcaagaaatagaaaaaaggAGGCAACAAACCTTGGCTTGTGAGCACATGAAGAAAGCCATGGTTCCCGAGTTTGGGTGGTGTATGGAGCAAAAACGGGTTGTGGAGTCTCTCGATAGCAAGATAAATGAGTTGGAAAGACAATTGGTAGCCTGGAAACAAGAGAGACAAGAAGTGGGGGAAAAACTTCTTCAAAGGAGTAAACAGTGTTTCCAAAGCCAAGAACAACTGAAAAAGATAGAGGTCGAATTGAAAAATTCCGAGCCTAAGCTAGTAGCCGACTTGGTCACACCATTACTCAGTAGTTCTCGCTTCCCACATTGTGGGATAATATTTCTTTAG
- the LOC133712819 gene encoding uncharacterized protein LOC133712819 isoform X2, whose protein sequence is MQAENEDFELKQMRDMATAKKRWDALATVGPCNTPEPSAWNAVEKSKWSSWKKLADMASTEAMRLFVKTLEISVHFCSNLKVGWFWALHGLMQHLSVLRSREGPGWTIHECIYECQDIKVSSYLLWNFI, encoded by the exons ATGCAAGCTGAAAACGAAGATTTCGAGTTGAAGCAAATGAGAGATATGGCTACTGCCAAAAAAAGATGGGATGCTCTG GCTACTGTAGGACCATGTAACACACCAGAGCCGAGTGCTTGGAATGCAGTAGAGAAAAGCAAATGGAGCAG CTGGAAGAAGCTTGCAGACATGGCCTCCACTGAAGCAATGCGTCTCTTTGTGAAGACATTGGAG atATCGGTTCACTTCTGCTCAAATTTGAAAGTGGGTTGGTTTTGGGCTCTTCATGGTTTGATGCAACATCTCTCTGTTCTCAG ATCAAGAGAAGGACCTGGTTGGACGATTCATGAATGTATTTATGAATGTCAAGATATCAAG GTTTCCTCTTATTTATTGTGGAATTTCATTTGA
- the LOC133711386 gene encoding uncharacterized protein LOC133711386: MLGFPMTVARVLSLSSVCGRRNSTAASTSLQSLCSESTELPPLLNTTISVISGPPPSGYETAKTNKQVKHKTKLLNSTELSSRTSKNAIVIRGHETNFQEQHFLVSTCHIGFHTHLIIELQPGYVFLTLGGTLRW, translated from the exons ATGCTTGGCTTTCCGATGACCGTCGCTCGCGTCCTCTCGCTCTCTTCCGTTTGCGGTCGCCGGAACTCCACCGCTGCTTCTACTTCTCTTCAGTCCCTTTGCTCAG AGTCGACGGAACTCCCTCCTCTCCTCAACACCACGATTTCGGTGATTTCAGGTCCTCCTCCTTCTG GTTATGAAACGGCCAAAACCAACAAACAAGTCAAGCACAAAACCAAGCTTCTCAACTCCACCGAGCTCAGCAGTAGAACCAGCAAGAATGCCATCGTCATCAGAGGCCATGAAACGAATTTTCAAGAACAACACTTCTTGGTTTCTACCTGCCATATCGGTTTTCATACTCATCTGATCATAGAACTTCAACCGGGTTATGTTTTTCTCACTCTTGGTGGTACATTGAGATGGTAA
- the LOC133712819 gene encoding uncharacterized protein LOC133712819 isoform X1: protein MQAENEDFELKQMRDMATAKKRWDALATVGPCNTPEPSAWNAVEKSKWSSWKKLADMASTEAMRLFVKTLEISVHFCSNLKVGWFWALHGLMQHLSVLRSREGPGWTIHECIYECQDIKWERRGSSQYTQADIDQVRNEWGKFVVNTCA from the exons ATGCAAGCTGAAAACGAAGATTTCGAGTTGAAGCAAATGAGAGATATGGCTACTGCCAAAAAAAGATGGGATGCTCTG GCTACTGTAGGACCATGTAACACACCAGAGCCGAGTGCTTGGAATGCAGTAGAGAAAAGCAAATGGAGCAG CTGGAAGAAGCTTGCAGACATGGCCTCCACTGAAGCAATGCGTCTCTTTGTGAAGACATTGGAG atATCGGTTCACTTCTGCTCAAATTTGAAAGTGGGTTGGTTTTGGGCTCTTCATGGTTTGATGCAACATCTCTCTGTTCTCAG ATCAAGAGAAGGACCTGGTTGGACGATTCATGAATGTATTTATGAATGTCAAGATATCAAG tgggagaggagaggcagCAGTCAATACACCCAAGCGGATATTGATCAAGTGCGAAATGAatgggggaagtttgttgtcaacaCATGTGCATAA
- the LOC133712818 gene encoding uncharacterized protein LOC133712818 isoform X1, with amino-acid sequence MLFKCPEFSAEQYAVCFGRKYPPYLVMDISQPISESDSKWKSACLAWKSAIGMRDLFWGALSGKTLKCGVELYAPSYFSRQLGYFQAIPAPVPESSNRYSSLRAVFSTKDDIEQNNKAFLFNMSFAMKARVATSKSSSHFREWWMKRVGSRFKDGLISAKRSAFAGNPWAQEKPKTAKRGKTTSKIAKAIPTISGQESLKKCTRVGKKRKATPSSATDSAKEGVTRSSTSQSPPSKQSAKQDEQSSESEEALCLPKRNCPEILKLASIQNAVPSETEESVELTTDKDGQPVGDEPMGEIVSSERVAESEVVTMNIERETLVLTQTSTQASTPLSVTSSLSEKLVSANEPECNQGFEAELQAFMRAFSADALTQPECFLAISQVPTSQSTSREEIDGALKVVNGVLSQPLKEFVETDQLPKVKVAMDLLLGAKYFAPPKVALINEKLEVLTQQISRVAGSYQEIEKRRQQTLACEHMKKAMVPEFGWCMEQKRVVESLDSKINELERQLVAWKQERQEVGEKLLQRSKQCFQSQEQLKKIEVELKNSEPKLVADLVTPLLSSSRFPHCGIIFL; translated from the exons ATGTTGTTCAAGTGTCCAGAATTCTCAGCAGAACAATATGCCGTTTGTTTCGGCAGGAAGTATCCACCCTATCTGGTCATGGATATCAGCCAACCCATCTCAGAAAGTGATTCGAAATGGAAAAGTGCATGTTTAGCTTGGAAGAGTGCAATAGGTATGAGGGATCTCTTCTGGGGCGCTCTGTCTGGTAAGACACTTAAATGTGGAGTGGAGTTATATGCACCATCATATTTCAGTCGGCAGTTGGGATATTTTCAAGCTATACCTGCTCCAGTTCCAGAATCGTCCAACCGATATAGTTCTTTACGAGCAGTTTTCTCCACCAAGGATGACATTGAGCAGAATAATAAGGCTTTTCTGTTTAATATGAGCTTTGCCATGAAGGCAAGGGTAGCAACTAGCAAGAGCTCTTCTCATTTCAGAGAGTGGTGGATGAAACGAGTAGGTAGCCGTTTTAAAGATGGGTTAATATCAGCTAAGCGATCGGCTTTTGCAGGAAATCCATGGGCACAAGAAAAGCCGAAAACTGCAAAGCGTGGTAAGACAACAAGCAAAATTGCCAAAGCTATCCCAACTATAA GTGGCCAAGAGTCTTTGAAGAAGTGTACTAGAGTTGGCAAAAAGAGAAAGGCCACCCCTAGTTCGGCCACCGATTCGGCCAAAG AGGGTGTCACTAGGTCCTCAACGTCTCAATCTCCTCCATCTAAACAATCGGCGAAGCAAGATGAGCAATCCTCTGAAAGTGAAGAAGCATTGTGCTTGCCCAAACGAAACTGTCCAGAAATACTCAAG TTAGCAAGCATCCAAAATGCCGTTCCTAGCGAAACTGAGGAATCCGTGGAGCTAACCACCGATAAAGACGGCCAACCAGTTGGTGATGAACCTATGGGGGAGATAGTGTCTTCTGAGAGAGTAGCTGAGAGTGAAGTTGTGACAATGAATATTGAGAGGGAGACACTTGTACTCACGCAAACTTCAACACAGGCCAGTACTCCCTTGTCAGTGACTTCGTCTCTTAGTGAGAAACTGGTGTCGGCTAACGAGCCG GAATGTAACCAAGGGTTTGAAGCCGAACTGCAAGCTTTCATGAGGGCGTTTTCGGCCGATGCTCTAACCCAACCCGAATGCTTCTTGGCCATCTCACAAGTACCTACCTCTCAATCCACGTCAAGGGAGGAAATTGATGGGGCGCTGAAGGTGGTAAATGGAGTTTTATCGCAGCCATTGAAAGAATTTGTGGAAACAGACCAATTACCAAAAGTGAAAGTGGCCATGGATTTGTTGCTTGGAGCCAAATACTTTGCTCCGCCCAAGGTAGCCCTCATTAATGAGAAGCTAGAAGTGTTGACCCAACAAATATCTCGTGTAGCTGGCTCTTatcaagaaatagaaaaaaggAGGCAACAAACCTTGGCTTGTGAGCACATGAAGAAAGCCATGGTTCCCGAGTTTGGGTGGTGTATGGAGCAAAAACGGGTTGTGGAGTCTCTCGATAGCAAGATAAATGAGTTGGAAAGACAATTGGTAGCCTGGAAACAAGAGAGACAAGAAGTGGGGGAAAAACTTCTTCAAAGGAGTAAACAGTGTTTCCAAAGCCAAGAACAACTGAAAAAGATAGAGGTCGAATTGAAAAATTCCGAGCCTAAGCTAGTAGCCGACTTGGTCACACCATTACTCAGTAGTTCTCGCTTCCCACATTGTGGGATAATATTTCTTTAG